From the Dunckerocampus dactyliophorus isolate RoL2022-P2 chromosome 12, RoL_Ddac_1.1, whole genome shotgun sequence genome, one window contains:
- the aasdhppt gene encoding L-aminoadipate-semialdehyde dehydrogenase-phosphopantetheinyl transferase, with translation MTDLGDKMGSVRWAFRCGSWTPSRSEWLFAARCVQQEEKDRVGKFVFAKDAKSAMAGRLLLRRFVCERMHIPWAQIRLERSPKGKPYLAAPHDVSPDSGVAPLTWNFNISHQGDYAVLAAEKGMQVGVDIMKTSMPGSSSVPEFFRIMTRQFTPYEWSVILSAGSEYRQLAMFYRHWALKESFIKAIGTGLAFHLQRVEFHLPSEALAQASVLRQTRMHLDEEEEEDWVFEESLLDVDHHVAVALGPIKTPHSTHPTSPPPAPAAFTQLSFADLISSASPLTDEDPAYWESFQMKAEAPSRQRDTHVHS, from the exons ATGACAGACCTCGGTGATAAGATGGGTTCTGTTCGGTGGGCCTTTCGCTGTGGCTCATGGACACCGAGCAGGTCCGAATGGTTGTTTGCTGCTCGTTGTGTTCAGCAGGAGGAGAAAGACCGAGTTGGAAAGTTTGTGTTTGCAAAAGATGCTAAATCAGCCATG GCTGGTAGGTTGCTGCTGAGGAGATTCGTGTGTGAGAGGATGCATATTCCATGGGCGCAGATCCGCCTGGAGCGATCACCCAAAGGGAAACCATACCTGGCTGCACCGCACGAT GTCAGCCCAGATTCAGGCGTGGCCCCCCTGACCTGGAATTTCAACATCTCCCACCAAGGGGACTATGCGGTGCTCGCTGCTGAGAAGGGGATGCAAGTTGGGGTGGATATCATGAAGACATCCATGCCTG GTAGCAGCAGTGTACCAGAGTTCTTCCGCATCATGACTCGTCAGTTTACGCCATACGAGTGGAGCGTCATCCTGTCGGCCGGCTCAGAGTATCGACAGCTCGCCATGTTCTACCGCCACTGG GCCTTGAAAGAAAGTTTCATCAAAGCCATCGGCACAGGGCTGGCTTTTCATCTGCAGAGGGTGGAGTTTCACCTGCCTTCTGAAGCGCTCGCACAGGCCTCTGTACTCCGCCAGACCAGAATGCACCtggatgaagaggaagaagaggactgGGTGTTTgaa GAGAGTTTATTGGACGTAGACCATCATGTTGCCGTAGCACTCGGACCTATTAAGACACCACACTCGACG CATCCTACCTCACCTCCTCCTGCCCCCGCTGCTTTCACACAGTTGTCGTTTGCTGACCTCATTTCCTCCGCCTCACCTTTGACCGACGAAGACCCCGCCTACTGGGAGAGCTTCCAGATGAAGGCTGAAGCACCTTCGAGACAGAGAGACACACACGTCCACTCGTAG